In Aliarcobacter faecis, a genomic segment contains:
- a CDS encoding DUF234 domain-containing protein codes for MIILDKSIKELFQIFCKENSISDMQIAIKYFTVFGGLDIKVDITKPILELIEIHILNNYSYLKSEINYLTGGYSVHHAVLSGIALGDRKTTNAFKRAFISFEEGMKCVDFLYEKEIIDIDSSEHFLLGRRNDSKVAKKLLFINPFLRFWFAFVSPIYKGIKDGNYEEFRVKFQNRESDFSDFIFEELALSFVKNSFLGEEIKQHGQYWDEKIQIPIVAKTVSGKTIVGFCKYSDNKIKKSELNKFLEDLKSENISYDIVVIFTKNGYSNEIKNLKSESLKLFNAKSLKALIS; via the coding sequence ATGATTATATTAGATAAATCAATAAAAGAGCTATTTCAGATTTTTTGCAAAGAAAATAGTATAAGTGATATGCAAATAGCAATAAAATACTTTACAGTATTTGGTGGGCTTGATATAAAAGTAGATATAACAAAACCTATTTTAGAGCTAATAGAGATACATATTTTAAACAATTACTCATATCTAAAAAGTGAAATAAACTATCTAACGGGTGGTTACTCTGTACATCATGCCGTTCTTTCTGGGATTGCCTTAGGTGATAGAAAAACGACAAATGCTTTTAAAAGAGCTTTTATTAGCTTTGAAGAAGGAATGAAATGTGTTGATTTTTTATATGAAAAAGAGATTATTGATATAGATTCCTCTGAACACTTTTTACTAGGAAGAAGAAATGATTCAAAAGTAGCGAAAAAACTACTATTTATAAATCCTTTTCTTAGATTTTGGTTTGCTTTTGTCTCTCCTATTTATAAAGGAATAAAAGATGGAAATTATGAAGAGTTTAGAGTAAAATTTCAGAATAGAGAATCTGATTTTAGTGATTTTATATTTGAAGAGTTAGCTTTATCTTTTGTAAAAAATAGCTTTCTTGGTGAAGAGATAAAACAGCATGGACAATATTGGGATGAAAAAATTCAAATTCCAATAGTGGCAAAAACAGTATCAGGAAAAACCATAGTTGGCTTTTGTAAATATAGTGACAATAAAATCAAAAAAAGTGAATTAAATAAATTTTTAGAAGATTTAAAAAGTGAAAATATCTCTTATGATATTGTAGTTATTTTTACAAAAAATGGTTACTCAAATGAAATAAAAAATCTAAAAAGTGAATCACTAAAACTTTTTAATGCTAAGAGCTTAAAAGCTTTGATTTCTTAA
- the rpoD gene encoding RNA polymerase sigma factor RpoD — MSTKDINKVIEQLIKEYKDSVLTYEKIIKIFPKAPTGATIKKILALVQLYNVTVISSQEQAKLLNDEEAKKRREQREKLIESEDDEFDLLKNKELLEWSRSDSPVRMYLREMGQIPLLTKDEEVEISKRIETGEDIILDAICYVPYLIDFILEYKEPLVNRERKVKELFKNFDDENEEDEEEEIDEYEDEEEYDGDDDEKKLSGAKQKKLDKRAQTIIEAFKNLEKAKKEWLKFQTKETAKSDDETDLMTFNLATAFKKKQLKETLLDLGPTSKLITEIVKAMETSLKSEDGFEDELKRLEYRLPLFNETLQKNHQKILDNIVNLSKVQITAMVPEATMVSTYMEIKKLFQTAEASKDGFDLTPEELKAVLEQIKRGKQITDTSKTRMAQSNLRLVVSIAKRYTNRGLPFLDLIQEGNIGLMKAVDKFEYKKGYKFSTYATWWIRQAISRAIADQARTIRIPIHMIETINRINKIIRKGVQENGKEPDVEEIAKEVGLPVDKVKQVIKITKEPVSLEAPIGSDDDGKFGDFVPDEKAPTPIDNIMKEDLQGQIDQILGQLNEREQAVIRMRFGLMDDASDRTLEEIGKELSVTRERVRQIESSAIKKLKHPKVGKNLKNYVES, encoded by the coding sequence ATGAGTACAAAAGATATAAATAAAGTAATTGAACAACTTATAAAAGAGTATAAAGACTCTGTTCTAACATATGAAAAAATTATTAAAATTTTTCCAAAAGCACCAACTGGCGCAACTATCAAAAAAATTCTAGCTCTCGTTCAACTATATAATGTAACAGTTATAAGTTCTCAAGAGCAAGCAAAACTTCTAAATGATGAAGAGGCTAAAAAAAGAAGAGAACAAAGAGAAAAGCTAATTGAAAGTGAAGATGATGAGTTTGATTTACTAAAAAACAAAGAGCTTCTTGAGTGGTCAAGATCAGATTCTCCTGTAAGAATGTATCTAAGAGAGATGGGGCAAATTCCTCTTTTAACAAAAGATGAAGAGGTTGAAATATCAAAAAGAATTGAAACAGGAGAAGATATTATTCTTGATGCTATTTGCTATGTTCCATATTTAATAGACTTCATTTTAGAGTATAAAGAACCTCTTGTAAATAGAGAAAGAAAAGTAAAAGAGCTCTTTAAAAACTTTGATGACGAAAATGAAGAGGATGAAGAAGAAGAAATTGATGAATATGAAGATGAAGAAGAGTATGATGGCGACGATGATGAGAAAAAATTATCTGGTGCAAAACAGAAAAAATTAGATAAAAGAGCTCAAACTATCATTGAAGCATTTAAAAATTTAGAAAAAGCAAAAAAAGAGTGGTTAAAATTTCAAACAAAAGAGACTGCAAAATCTGATGATGAAACAGACTTAATGACATTTAATCTTGCAACTGCATTTAAGAAAAAACAGTTAAAAGAAACTCTTTTAGATTTAGGACCAACTTCAAAATTAATAACTGAAATAGTAAAAGCTATGGAAACTTCACTAAAAAGTGAAGATGGATTTGAAGATGAATTAAAAAGATTAGAGTATAGATTACCTCTATTTAATGAGACTTTACAAAAAAATCACCAAAAGATTTTAGACAATATTGTAAATTTGTCAAAAGTTCAAATAACTGCAATGGTTCCTGAGGCTACAATGGTTTCAACTTATATGGAGATTAAAAAACTTTTCCAAACAGCAGAAGCATCTAAAGATGGTTTTGATTTAACTCCTGAAGAGTTAAAAGCAGTTTTAGAACAAATAAAAAGAGGTAAACAAATAACTGATACTTCAAAAACTAGAATGGCTCAATCAAACTTAAGACTTGTTGTATCTATTGCAAAAAGATATACAAATAGAGGTCTTCCTTTCTTAGATTTAATTCAAGAAGGAAATATTGGTCTAATGAAAGCTGTTGATAAGTTTGAATATAAAAAAGGTTATAAATTCTCAACTTATGCAACTTGGTGGATACGACAAGCCATCTCTAGAGCAATTGCTGACCAAGCAAGAACTATTAGAATTCCAATTCATATGATTGAAACTATTAATCGTATCAATAAAATTATACGAAAAGGTGTTCAAGAAAATGGGAAAGAGCCTGATGTTGAAGAGATTGCAAAAGAGGTTGGATTACCTGTTGATAAAGTAAAACAAGTAATTAAAATCACAAAAGAGCCAGTTTCACTTGAAGCTCCTATTGGAAGCGATGATGATGGTAAATTTGGGGATTTTGTACCAGATGAAAAAGCTCCAACTCCAATTGATAACATTATGAAAGAGGATTTACAAGGTCAAATTGATCAAATTCTTGGACAATTAAATGAAAGAGAACAAGCTGTTATTAGAATGAGATTTGGTCTTATGGATGATGCAAGTGATAGAACTCTTGAAGAAATAGGTAAAGAGCTTTCAGTTACGAGAGAAAGAGTAAGACAAATCGAATCAAGCGCTATTAAGAAATTAAAACACCCAAAAGTTGGGAAAAACCTTAAAAATTATGTAGAAAGTTAA
- a CDS encoding 3-isopropylmalate dehydratase small subunit produces the protein MSKITGKVWNFGANIDTDVIIAARYLNSSDPEHLAKYVMEDADPDFPKKLKKGDIIVAGENFGCGSSREHAPIALKAAGIAAVVAPSFARIFYRNAFNMGLPIFELPESLEIKEGEEISIDLDNGEIINNTTKKTYKFIAIPPFMQELIASGGLINYAIDEMKKVN, from the coding sequence ATGAGTAAAATTACAGGTAAAGTTTGGAATTTTGGAGCAAATATCGATACAGATGTTATTATAGCTGCTAGATATTTAAATAGTTCAGACCCTGAGCATTTAGCAAAATATGTTATGGAAGATGCCGATCCAGATTTTCCAAAAAAATTAAAAAAAGGTGATATTATTGTTGCAGGAGAGAATTTTGGCTGTGGTAGTAGTAGAGAACATGCTCCAATAGCTTTAAAAGCTGCTGGAATAGCTGCTGTTGTAGCACCATCATTTGCAAGAATTTTTTATAGAAATGCTTTTAATATGGGATTACCAATATTTGAACTTCCAGAATCACTTGAAATAAAAGAGGGTGAAGAGATTAGTATTGATTTAGATAATGGAGAGATTATAAATAATACAACTAAAAAAACTTATAAATTTATAGCTATTCCTCCTTTTATGCAAGAGTTAATAGCAAGTGGCGGTTTAATAAATTATGCAATAGATGAAATGAAAAAGGTAAACTAA
- the leuB gene encoding 3-isopropylmalate dehydrogenase, with translation MKNYNISIIKGDGIGPEIVTEAIKVLNAVAKKCDFTLSYKEYLMGGIAIDTTGVPLPEETVEGVLNSDACLFGAIGGEKWDTLPRELRPETGLLTFREKMGVYANLRPAIVYDELVNASTLKPEVIKGCDIMVVRELIGGIYFGKPRENDGFKAFNTMVYTKPEIVRIGKTAFELARKRGKRVCSVDKANVLEVSQLWRDTMNELAKDYPDVELSHMYVDNAAMQLVRNPKQFDVVVTGNIFGDILSDTASMVVGSIGLLPSASTGDKTAIYEPIHGSAPDIAGLGIANPIATILSAAMMLKYTLNEEKAAALIEKAIKDALKDGYRTKDLASFDAKEVLNCVSMGDKIVEYINR, from the coding sequence ATGAAAAATTATAATATTTCGATAATAAAAGGTGATGGAATTGGTCCTGAAATTGTGACTGAAGCTATTAAAGTTTTAAATGCAGTTGCTAAAAAATGTGATTTTACACTAAGTTATAAAGAGTATTTAATGGGTGGAATTGCTATTGATACAACAGGAGTTCCACTTCCAGAAGAGACAGTTGAAGGTGTTTTAAACTCTGATGCTTGTTTATTTGGTGCAATTGGTGGTGAAAAATGGGATACTTTACCAAGAGAGTTAAGACCAGAAACTGGACTTTTAACTTTTAGAGAAAAAATGGGTGTTTATGCAAATTTACGACCAGCTATTGTTTATGATGAACTTGTAAATGCCTCAACTTTAAAACCTGAAGTTATCAAAGGTTGTGATATTATGGTTGTAAGAGAGCTTATAGGTGGAATTTATTTTGGAAAACCTAGAGAAAATGATGGATTTAAAGCATTTAATACAATGGTTTATACAAAACCAGAAATTGTAAGAATTGGTAAAACAGCTTTTGAATTAGCTAGAAAAAGAGGTAAAAGAGTTTGTTCTGTTGATAAGGCAAATGTTCTTGAAGTATCTCAACTTTGGAGAGATACAATGAATGAATTGGCAAAAGATTATCCAGATGTAGAGCTTTCTCATATGTATGTTGATAATGCAGCTATGCAGTTAGTTAGAAATCCAAAGCAGTTTGATGTAGTTGTTACAGGAAATATCTTTGGAGATATTCTTTCAGATACAGCTTCTATGGTTGTTGGTTCAATTGGTCTATTACCAAGTGCTTCAACTGGAGATAAAACAGCTATTTATGAACCAATTCATGGAAGTGCTCCTGATATTGCTGGACTTGGAATAGCAAATCCAATAGCTACAATTTTAAGTGCTGCTATGATGCTAAAATATACTTTAAATGAAGAAAAAGCTGCTGCTTTAATTGAAAAAGCGATAAAAGATGCTCTAAAAGATGGATATAGAACAAAAGATTTAGCCTCTTTCGATGCAAAAGAGGTTCTAAATTGCGTTTCTATGGGTGATAAAATAGTAGAATATATTAATAGATAA